In Bacteroidota bacterium, a single window of DNA contains:
- a CDS encoding GNAT family N-acetyltransferase, which translates to MAILTTSPRLTLRSLEREDIPHSVDMWCDAETMRYMGGPRERTKLLAYIDDLLTHEDATDIHTPNQFWTAIQTHTNEYIGDFGLIQKEVDGAVETELVYLVAKHHWGNGYATEGARALADYAFAVAGLSRLVSLVDPEHIASQRVAEKVGMTFERETVRSNGRTMRIYSILNESV; encoded by the coding sequence ATGGCTATACTGACCACGTCTCCACGACTCACGCTTCGCTCGCTCGAGCGCGAAGACATCCCACATTCGGTGGATATGTGGTGCGATGCGGAAACGATGCGATATATGGGTGGCCCACGAGAGAGAACAAAACTGCTGGCCTATATTGATGATCTTCTCACGCATGAAGACGCAACTGACATTCACACCCCGAACCAATTCTGGACAGCGATCCAAACTCATACAAACGAATACATCGGAGATTTTGGGTTGATTCAAAAAGAAGTAGATGGGGCTGTGGAAACGGAGTTGGTCTACTTGGTTGCGAAGCACCATTGGGGTAACGGCTACGCGACTGAAGGCGCTCGAGCATTGGCAGACTATGCGTTTGCCGTTGCAGGACTCTCGCGACTTGTCTCGCTTGTCGATCCCGAGCATATCGCCTCTCAACGCGTCGCCGAAAAAGTTGGCATGACCTTCGAACGTGAGACAGTACGCTCTAATGGTCGCACCATGCGAATCTATAGCATATTGAACGAATCGGTATAG
- a CDS encoding A/G-specific adenine glycosylase: MATRTSSTASRTKAFRRSIVPRLLAWHSANKRSFIWRGVKRSPYIVLVSEFMLQQTGTTHVDRRLPIFLKQFPSVKSLANATPAQVLRAWQGLGYNRRALYLHRAAKALAALRTFPKSLEALQKLPGVGQYTASAVLAFAYNADMPVIDVNVERVLSRLWKKMPNNRTTLPKKDLYEFDASVLPKGQSSAWHEALMDLGATICTKNAPKCLECPLRRSCPSVTMEHSSQKSARSEPHYFGEPRRIWRGRVLRTIANADGVATRTLTSTMEKRFEIEGAGFAPFIKQLVKTLVAEQFIHESADGTLILANE, translated from the coding sequence GTGGCAACAAGAACATCCTCGACCGCCTCACGCACGAAGGCATTCCGGCGTAGCATCGTACCTCGATTACTTGCCTGGCATTCTGCGAACAAACGCAGCTTTATCTGGCGCGGAGTGAAGCGATCGCCATACATCGTGCTCGTGAGTGAATTCATGCTCCAGCAAACGGGCACAACACACGTTGATCGCAGATTGCCAATCTTCCTCAAGCAGTTTCCGTCCGTGAAGTCGCTCGCGAATGCGACACCAGCCCAAGTATTGCGAGCATGGCAAGGGCTCGGCTATAACCGTCGTGCACTCTATTTGCATCGCGCCGCGAAGGCATTGGCTGCGCTACGCACGTTTCCTAAATCGCTTGAAGCGTTACAGAAGCTACCCGGCGTTGGACAATATACAGCCAGTGCTGTCCTGGCATTTGCGTACAATGCGGATATGCCTGTCATCGATGTGAATGTCGAACGAGTGCTCTCTCGGCTCTGGAAGAAGATGCCGAACAACCGGACGACCTTGCCAAAGAAAGATCTGTACGAATTTGATGCGTCGGTCTTGCCAAAGGGTCAGTCCTCCGCGTGGCACGAGGCACTGATGGATTTGGGTGCTACCATCTGTACAAAGAATGCACCAAAGTGCCTGGAGTGTCCGCTCCGTCGCTCCTGCCCATCGGTTACGATGGAGCATTCGTCTCAGAAGTCCGCTCGTTCCGAGCCACATTATTTTGGAGAACCGAGACGCATATGGCGAGGCCGCGTGCTGCGGACTATTGCGAACGCGGATGGGGTTGCGACGCGCACTCTTACATCAACCATGGAGAAGCGATTCGAGATTGAAGGCGCTGGTTTCGCCCCCTTTATCAAACAACTGGTCAAGACGCTCGTCGCTGAACAATTCATTCACGAAAGCGCTGATGGCACGCTCATACTTGCAAATGAATAA
- a CDS encoding DNA lyase has product MNKLPEPWRSVYTERQSAILQRLLDFSDVPPDQYFYELAFCILTPQSSAANAEATIAELVRDHFLERGFDPMSYLRDAKHYIRFHNVKAKRLLEIRERFPDLLPYLLDQTATPEAKREIVLASVKGLGMKEASHFLRNIGVRGLAILDRHIFKHLTRLGVINEIPMSGPTKKRYLEIERLWHEYAKRIDISLDELDLLFWSMETGEIRK; this is encoded by the coding sequence ATGAATAAACTGCCAGAGCCATGGCGCTCAGTCTACACCGAACGACAATCGGCTATTCTGCAACGTCTACTGGACTTCTCGGATGTTCCCCCCGATCAGTATTTTTACGAACTTGCCTTTTGTATTCTTACACCACAATCGAGTGCAGCAAATGCCGAGGCAACAATAGCCGAACTTGTCCGGGATCACTTTCTTGAACGTGGGTTCGATCCGATGAGCTATTTGCGAGATGCGAAGCATTATATCCGCTTTCATAATGTGAAAGCGAAGCGCTTGCTCGAGATTCGCGAGCGCTTTCCAGATTTGCTGCCCTACTTGCTCGATCAAACCGCAACGCCTGAGGCAAAGCGTGAGATCGTCTTAGCCAGCGTGAAGGGACTCGGCATGAAGGAAGCCTCGCATTTTCTCCGCAACATCGGCGTACGCGGACTCGCCATTCTCGACCGGCATATCTTCAAGCATCTGACCCGACTTGGTGTAATCAATGAGATTCCGATGAGCGGCCCGACGAAGAAACGCTATCTGGAGATCGAAAGGCTATGGCACGAGTATGCGAAACGCATCGACATCTCGCTCGATGAGTTGGACCTGCTGTTTTGGAGCATGGAAACGGGCGAGATCAGAAAATAA
- a CDS encoding radical SAM protein, with protein sequence MYIAPYRRLFESGELARRAEQLVGMLESCNICPLDCHVNRLEGEISRCYSARLPIVSSYCPHFGEEPALVGTRGVGNIFFGNCNLKCSYCQNYEISQRWKEERKNEVTVQRLAEMMIELQDVHHCHAIGFVSPTHFVPQMVEGIFEACKLGLHLPIIYNTNCYDSVEVLRILDGIVDVYLPDLKYSEDEMGYTYSGVKEYAKHSRAALREMYRQMGSTLVMGDDGLVERGLIIRHLVLPNDLAGTRESFEFISSELSPGVTLSVMSQYYPTNKVSDENAEKFESLLLLNRRIREREYDKVLDMLDEFGIENGWAQEFESQDYYRPDFSDRVTPFQR encoded by the coding sequence ATGTATATCGCTCCGTATCGCAGACTGTTCGAATCTGGCGAGCTTGCCCGCCGGGCGGAGCAGCTTGTTGGTATGCTCGAATCGTGCAATATCTGTCCGCTTGATTGTCATGTCAACCGGCTCGAAGGTGAGATCTCACGATGCTACTCGGCGCGCCTGCCGATCGTCTCATCCTATTGTCCGCACTTTGGCGAAGAGCCGGCGCTGGTCGGTACGCGCGGAGTCGGCAATATCTTTTTCGGGAATTGTAATCTCAAATGCTCCTATTGCCAGAACTATGAGATCAGCCAACGCTGGAAAGAAGAGCGCAAAAACGAAGTGACGGTTCAGCGGCTTGCCGAGATGATGATCGAGTTGCAGGACGTGCATCATTGTCATGCCATCGGCTTTGTCTCGCCGACTCATTTTGTGCCGCAAATGGTCGAAGGGATTTTTGAAGCATGTAAGCTTGGACTCCATCTGCCAATCATTTACAATACCAACTGCTATGATTCCGTCGAGGTGCTCCGTATACTCGATGGAATCGTCGACGTTTATCTGCCGGATCTGAAGTACTCCGAGGACGAGATGGGGTATACATACTCCGGCGTGAAGGAATATGCGAAGCATTCACGGGCGGCGTTGCGGGAGATGTATCGGCAAATGGGCAGTACGCTGGTGATGGGAGATGATGGATTGGTCGAGCGCGGATTGATTATTCGCCATCTTGTCTTACCAAACGACCTTGCCGGGACGCGTGAATCGTTTGAGTTCATATCGAGTGAGTTGTCTCCCGGCGTGACTCTTTCGGTGATGTCGCAGTACTATCCGACGAACAAGGTGTCCGACGAGAACGCCGAGAAATTTGAATCGCTCCTGTTGCTCAATCGCCGCATTCGCGAGCGCGAATATGACAAAGTGCTCGACATGCTGGATGAGTTCGGAATCGAAAATGGCTGGGCGCAGGAGTTCGAGAGTCAGGACTACTACCGGCCGGATTTCTCAGACCGTGTTACTCCCTTTCAAAGGTAA
- a CDS encoding NUDIX domain-containing protein, which translates to MIPISVAVGLLLRDGCVLMGERRPDKIYGLHWEFPGGKLEVGETALDALRRELSEELAIHITDAQEWLRETATYSNGLTYDIHYYLVRGWTGTMENCEFNKIQWVSNEALPTLLHLSGNKNILDRLTHEGIPA; encoded by the coding sequence ATGATACCCATTTCTGTTGCCGTCGGTCTCCTCCTAAGGGATGGCTGTGTCCTCATGGGCGAACGTCGTCCCGACAAAATTTACGGATTGCATTGGGAATTCCCTGGAGGAAAACTCGAAGTCGGAGAGACCGCGCTGGACGCACTTCGAAGAGAACTCTCGGAAGAACTGGCGATTCATATCACCGATGCGCAGGAATGGCTGCGGGAGACTGCCACTTATTCGAATGGCTTGACCTACGACATTCATTATTACCTGGTCCGGGGATGGACCGGAACGATGGAAAATTGCGAGTTCAATAAAATCCAATGGGTGTCAAATGAGGCGCTTCCTACGTTGTTGCACTTGAGTGGCAACAAGAACATCCTCGACCGCCTCACGCACGAAGGCATTCCGGCGTAG